Genomic segment of Corynebacterium urealyticum DSM 7109:
TAGAGTTCTTCAGGCCTGGCGCCGGGGTCAGCACCCAGACGCGACCGTCCTCACTCAGGGAACGGTTGGCGTCCATCAGCCCGTCGACCAGGTCGCCGTCCTCCTCGCGCCACCACAACAGCACCACGTCAACGAGCTCGTCGGTATCCGGGCCCAGCAATTCCTCGCCGATTGCGTCCTCGAGGGCCTCGCTGATCGAGGAATCGCAGTCCTCATCCCAGCCGAGCTCCTGAATGATCGTGCCGCTGGAGACCTCCAGCAGCTCTGCGCAATTCAGTCCCTCCGAGCCTTTCTCGTCGCGGACTGGGTCGCTGGGAGTGTTACCCACTGTTGTGAAAAACCTTTCTGGTGTAGCTCAAGACCAGCTCCTTGCTGATCATCTAATGTGACCCAAGCTAACACAGCAGACCTTAAGGTGGGACACATTTTTCACGATTCTCCCCGCCCATCTTCCCCTCCTCGCGGATAAAGCTCCGCCACGTTGCCTGCGGCACTCCGCGCCCACTCATCGCCAGCGCCATGCCAGTACCGTGCCCGTACCGCGCCAAGCCACCTATCACGCCCTCCCACCACCGACCCTGAATACGTAGGCTGGGGAGGAAGAACAACCCCTTGAGTGAGGAGGCACACCATGGCCAACAAGCCACAATCAGACTCCGAGGACCGCCGCACACCCAGCGTCGGTGAGGACACCCACTTCGGCAACATCCGCGACGGGGTGGCGTCCTACCTCGTCGACAGCGACCCGGAGGAAACCCAGGAGTGGATGGACTCCCTGGACGGGCTGCTCGACAACGCCGGCCCGGACCGCGGCCGCTACCTCATGCTCCGCCTCCTCGAGCGCGCCACCGCCAAGCGCGTTCCCCTGCCGCCGCTGACCTCCACCGACTACGTCAACACCATCCCCACCACCATGGAACCGGAGTTCCCCGGTGACGAGGAGATGGAGAAGCGCTACCGTCGCTGGACCCGCTGGAACGCGGCGGTGATGGTGCACCGCGCCCAGCGCTCCGGCATCGGGGTGGGCGGGCACATCTCCACCTACGCCTCCGCCGCTCCCCTCTACGAGGTCGGACTGAACCACTTCTTCCGCGGCAAGGACCACCCCGGCGGCGGCGACCACATCTTCTTCCAGGGCCACGCCTCCCCCGGCATGTACGCCCGCGCCTACCTCGAGGGCCGCCTCAGCGAAGAACAGCTGGACGCCTTCCGCCAGGAGGCCTCCAAGCCAGAGGTCGGCCTGCCCTCCTACCCGCACCCGCACGGCATGCCCGAGTTCTGGGAATTCCCCACCGTCTCCATGGGTCTGGGACCACTCAACGCGATCTACCAGGCACGCTTCAACCGCTACCTGCACGACCGCGGCCTGAAGGACACC
This window contains:
- a CDS encoding DUF3052 domain-containing protein; amino-acid sequence: MGNTPSDPVRDEKGSEGLNCAELLEVSSGTIIQELGWDEDCDSSISEALEDAIGEELLGPDTDELVDVVLLWWREEDGDLVDGLMDANRSLSEDGRVWVLTPAPGLKNSIQPGEVAESAQLGGMVQTGSERLGDWQAACLVARGAKR